The Vigna unguiculata cultivar IT97K-499-35 chromosome 6, ASM411807v1, whole genome shotgun sequence genome contains a region encoding:
- the LOC114188708 gene encoding L-type lectin-domain containing receptor kinase IX.1-like, with protein MAPSSHVGLHATTNHLFCYSQGILFLFLMMSFANPLSFRHHGFQYNDTKIEGDAILSQSEIQLTKTTRYQSNAYSVGRVTSFQRLHLWDNITGKLTDFTTQFSFLIFSNETSFGDGLAFFLADPELPLSNQIQQGGGLGLLDGNQFLNSTKHPFVAVEFDTHQNSWDPPGTHVGINFNSMKSNKTVPWYIDITQMKAYYCVIEYNATTLNLSVSFTGNKLGPKPMKRYISCNVDLRYYLPEWVIFGFSAATGVMFELNTLQSWSFHSTLQSDENVSNKIPPIAVSPSPSPFSTDTISPKQEGNKGLMMGLEVGVGIAATFLILGLVCVLMWKKRGKGKKEDSTILDLSMDDEFQKGIGPRRFCYKELASATKNFAESQKIGQGGFGGVYKGYLKELNTNVAIKRISRESRQGAKEYASEVKIISQLRHRNLVQLIGWCHMKKDLLLIYEFMQNGSLDSHLYRGKSILTCEMRYNIAMDLALAVLYLHEEWEQCVLHRDIKSSNIMLDSNFNAKLGDFGLARFVDHEKGSQTTILAGTRGYIAPEYFTTGKARKESDIYSVGVVFLELATGRKPVDLNAMEGQITIFEWVWELHKLGKLLEVVDKKLGGAFDEEQMKHLVIVGLWCANPDHTSRPSVRQLIQVLKFEAPLPVLPQKLAEPFYHSPTMSTIFASISSPLSGHMLEPNTM; from the coding sequence TGATACCAAGATCGAAGGAGATGCTATTTTGTCACAGTCAGAAATCCAACTCACCAAAACCACCAGGTACCAGAGCAATGCTTACAGTGTTGGGAGAGTCACAAGTTTTCAAAGATTGCACCTTTGGGACAACATCACAGGAAAACTCACCGATTTCACTACGCAATTTtcctttctcattttctcaaatGAGACTAGTTTTGGAGATGGCTTGGCTTTTTTCTTGGCAGATCCAGAGCTTCCACTTTCAAATCAGATACAACAAGGAGGTGGTCTTGGTCTTCTGGATGGTAACCAGTTTCTGAATTCAACTAAACATCCATTTGTAGCAGTGGAGTTTGACACACACCAGAATTCATGGGATCCACCTGGGACTCATGTAGGTATAAATTTCAACTCTATGAAATCTAACAAAACTGTTCCATGGTACATTGATATTACGCAAATGAAAGCTTATTATTGTGTAATTGAGTACAATGCAACtactcttaatttaagtgtttcTTTCACTGGAAACAAGCTCGGTCCCAAGCCAATGAAAAGATATATCTCATGCAATGTTGACCTGAGATATTACCTACCAGAGTGGGTTATATTTGGTTTCTCAGCTGCTACAGGAGTTATGTTTGAGTTGAACACACTGCAGTCATGGTCATTCCATTCAACTTTACAGAGTGatgagaatgtgtcaaacaagaTACCTCCAATTGCAGTGTCACCAAGCCCTTCACCGTTTTCAACTGACACTATTAGCCCTAAACAAGAGGGGAACAAAGGTTTAATGATGGGACTAGAAGTTGGGGTAGGCATAGCTGCAACTTTCCTTATTTTAGGGTTGGTTTGTGTTTTAATGTGGAAGAAAAGGGGTAAAGGGAAAAAGGAAGATTCAACAATTCTTGATCTGAGCATGGATGATGAATTCCAAAAGGGAATTGGACCCAGAAGATTTTGCTATAAGGAGTTGGCAAGTGCAACAAAAAACTTCGCAGAGTCACAGAAGATTGGACAGGGTGGTTTTGGTGGTGTGTACAAAGGCTATTTGAAAGAACTGAACACCAACGTTGCTATAAAGAGGATATCAAGAGAATCTAGGCAAGGAGCGAAGGAATATGCAAGTGAAGTTAAGATCATAAGCCAACTAAGGCACAGGAATTTAGTGCAATTAATTGGCTGGTGCCACATGAAGAAAGATCTCCTTCTTATATACGAGTTCATGCAAAATGGTAGCTTAGATTCCCACCTATATCGTGGGAAAAGCATCTTGACATGCGAGATGAGGTACAACATAGCCATGGACTTGGCTCTGGCAGTGTTGTACCTTCATGAAGAATGGGAGCAGTGTGTGCTTCACAGGGACATTAAATCAAGCAACATTATGTTGGATTCAAATTTCAACGCTAAGCTTGGGGATTTTGGCTTAGCTAGGTTTGTTGATCATGAGAAAGGGTCCCAAACTACAATTCTAGCAGGGACAAGAGGGTACATAGCCCCTGAATACTTCACTACAGGGAAGGCTAGGAAGGAATCTGATATATACAGTGTTGGGGTTGTTTTTCTGGAGTTAGCCACCGGAAGAAAACCGGTTGATCTCAATGCCATGGAAGGTCAAATAACCATATTTGAGTGGGTTTGGGAGCTTCATAAATTGGGAAAGTTACTTGAAGTGGTAGACAAAAAACTTGGAGGAGCATTTGATGAGGAACAAATGAAACATTTAGTGATTGTTGGCCTTTGGTGTGCCAATCCAGATCATACATCTAGACCCTCTGTGAGGCAATTGATTCAAGTGCTTAAGTTTGAAGCTCCTTTACCAGTTCTCCCACAAAAATTAGCTGAGCCATTTTATCATTCTCCAACTATGAGTACAATATTTGCTTCAATTTCTTCTCCCCTCTCCGGCCACATGTTAGAACCAAATACAATGTAA